A region from the Rhinoderma darwinii isolate aRhiDar2 chromosome 2, aRhiDar2.hap1, whole genome shotgun sequence genome encodes:
- the LOC142743729 gene encoding olfactory receptor 11L1-like has protein sequence MVKNNKTEVTMFFLRGFQVSQGPRLLLFCLFLVVYCLTICGNLLIITLVSSSKNLHTPMYFFISQLSINDILLPTDIVPNMLHLLLNNGGAITFIGCMTQLYFFCASESFECLLLTVMSYDRYVAICNPLRYTSIMTSDYCVILAATCWVFGFSIILINVLKTAKLNFCGPNIIDHLFCDFVPLLELACSDTFVVDLEIYLLSIPIVIIPTTIIIISYTYIILAILRIPCSTGRQKAFSTYSTHLIVVSIFYWTIFSVYVVPTKGLTVTMSKILSLLYTVFTPLVNPIIYSLRNEDIRKAIQETIHKRVFW, from the coding sequence ATGGTGAAGAACAACAAGACAGAGGTCACAATGTTTTTCCTCAGAGGATTTCAAGTCAGTCAAGGTCCAAGATTATTACTATTCTGTCTGTTCCTTGTGGTTTATTGCCTGACAATATGTGGGAACCTTCTGATCATCACCCTGGTGTCCAGCAGTAAGAACCTCCACACTCCAATGTACTTCTTCATCTCACAACTGTCTATTAATGACATCTTGTTACCGACTGACATTGTCCCCAACATGCTCCACCTTCTACTGAATAACGGGGGCGCCATCACTTTTATTGGTTGTATGACTCAGTTGTATTTCTTCTGCGCCTCAGAATCATTTGAatgtcttctcctcacagtgatgtcctatgacagatatgtggccatctgTAATCCCCTCCGTTATACCTCTATCATGACAAGTGATTATTGTGTGATATTGGCCGCAACTTGCTGGGTGTTTGGTTTTTCCATTATTTTGATTAATGTCCTAAAAACTGCAAAACTAAACTTTTGTGGACCAAATATCATTGACCATTTATTCTGTGACTTTGTCCCCTTACTAGAACTCGCCTGTTCTGATACCTTTGTTGTTGATTTGGAGATTTATTTACTCAGCATTCCCATTGTCATAATTCCaaccacaatcattataatatctTATACTTATATTATTTTAGCGATCTTAAGGATTCCATGCAGTACCGGTAGacagaaagccttctccacctaTAGCACCCACCTCATTGTGGTCTCCATATTTTACTGgactatattcagtgtttatgttGTCCCAACAAAAGGTCTAACAGTCACCATGAGTAAGATCCTATCCCTGCTCTACACTGTGTTTACACCTTTGGtcaaccctataatatacagtctGAGAAATGAAGACATCAGAAAAGCCATACAAGAAACTATTCATAAGCGTGTGTTCTGGTAA